The following proteins are encoded in a genomic region of Reichenbachiella sp.:
- a CDS encoding TonB-dependent receptor, whose translation MMRSILLIAVVLGSFASVLAQANDSTVSGQVYELDEAGKRVPLVGANVYWLGTSKGAPSDANGQFSLDLISGKDQLVVSYIGYQSDTLAASSQQNLDIQLLPDVTLDEVEVEYRQKTVQIDYLNPLKSEHISEKELMKAACCNLSESFETNPSVDVSFTDAVTGTRQIQMLGLAGPYTQITKENMPDVRGLSAIYGMVYIPGTWIESIQLNKGAGSVVNGFESVAGQINVELRKPEDTDKLYANLYANEGGRFEANLNWSQMVGENWSTAVLLHTKANAIERDRNKDGFLDNPLSQHFIGLNRWKYIGVNGFMAQFGIKATYLDNLGGQVGFDQDTDRGTTNAWGMNLVTNRYEGWAKLGKVYIDQPWKSVGLQLSGVYHDQDSYFGLNVYDANQQNLYGNLIYQSMIGNTDHQFKTGASIQYDKYDEVLNANDYGRTEIVPGAYFEYSYSLLDKFNTMAGIRVDHHNLYGAFVTPRIHLRYALTDQTVLRASMGRGQRTASIIAENIGLLASSRALIVQGDGSDKPYGLDAEVAWNYGINLTQEFRLDYRDGSFSVEYYRTNFENQIVVDLDQNPQQVSFYNLNGQSYSNSFQTQVDYEILKFVDMRIGYRWFDVNTTYGDTNLQKPLVSAHRAFLNLGYETRSDWKFDYTFNWQGEKRIPYTGSNPLEYQLPQKSPDFYLMNVQVTKSWSERFEVYVGVENVLNYTQDNPILASEDPFGNYFDSSLVWGPIFGRNTYAGLRYRIK comes from the coding sequence ATGATGCGAAGTATATTATTGATAGCGGTGGTCTTAGGATCATTTGCTTCAGTCTTGGCGCAAGCCAATGATTCCACCGTGTCTGGACAAGTATACGAGTTGGACGAGGCGGGAAAACGTGTGCCGTTGGTAGGTGCCAATGTCTATTGGCTAGGAACCAGCAAAGGTGCTCCATCTGATGCCAATGGCCAGTTTAGTTTGGATCTTATTAGCGGAAAAGATCAGTTGGTGGTGAGCTACATCGGTTATCAAAGTGACACGCTCGCAGCATCGAGTCAGCAAAATCTTGACATTCAATTGTTGCCAGATGTGACACTGGATGAAGTGGAGGTAGAATACCGTCAGAAGACCGTTCAGATCGATTATTTGAATCCATTGAAATCAGAGCATATTAGTGAAAAAGAGCTGATGAAAGCGGCTTGTTGTAATCTGAGCGAAAGCTTTGAGACCAATCCAAGCGTGGATGTATCGTTTACAGACGCTGTGACTGGTACTCGCCAAATCCAGATGCTGGGCTTGGCTGGGCCATACACACAGATTACCAAGGAAAACATGCCCGATGTTCGTGGACTGTCGGCCATCTATGGCATGGTGTACATTCCAGGCACTTGGATAGAAAGCATCCAGCTCAATAAAGGCGCCGGTTCGGTAGTCAACGGGTTTGAAAGTGTGGCCGGGCAGATCAATGTGGAGTTGAGGAAACCGGAGGATACGGATAAGCTATATGCTAATCTCTATGCCAACGAAGGCGGCCGGTTCGAGGCCAATTTGAACTGGAGCCAAATGGTAGGTGAAAACTGGTCGACAGCCGTACTGCTTCATACTAAAGCCAATGCGATTGAGAGAGATCGAAACAAAGATGGGTTTTTGGACAATCCACTGAGTCAGCATTTTATCGGTCTCAATCGCTGGAAGTATATTGGTGTGAATGGTTTTATGGCGCAATTTGGTATCAAAGCTACCTACCTTGATAATCTTGGAGGGCAGGTTGGGTTTGACCAAGATACGGATCGTGGTACCACCAACGCTTGGGGCATGAACCTAGTAACCAATAGATATGAGGGCTGGGCTAAATTGGGCAAAGTCTATATCGATCAGCCCTGGAAATCTGTTGGTCTGCAGCTATCTGGTGTGTATCATGATCAGGATTCTTATTTTGGGTTGAATGTATATGATGCCAATCAGCAGAATCTTTATGGTAATTTGATTTACCAAAGCATGATTGGAAATACAGATCACCAGTTCAAGACGGGCGCCAGTATTCAATATGATAAATATGACGAGGTCTTAAATGCCAATGATTATGGCAGAACTGAAATTGTACCAGGGGCCTATTTTGAGTATAGCTATTCTTTGCTGGACAAATTCAATACGATGGCAGGGATCAGAGTAGATCATCATAATTTATATGGTGCGTTTGTTACGCCCAGGATACATTTGCGATATGCGTTGACAGATCAAACCGTGCTGCGAGCATCTATGGGACGTGGTCAGCGCACGGCTAGTATCATCGCTGAAAATATTGGGTTATTGGCTTCTTCAAGAGCGCTGATCGTGCAGGGTGATGGGAGCGACAAGCCCTATGGACTGGATGCAGAAGTAGCGTGGAACTATGGTATCAATTTGACTCAGGAGTTTAGACTGGATTATCGTGATGGCAGTTTTAGTGTAGAATACTATCGAACCAATTTCGAAAATCAGATCGTGGTGGATTTAGATCAAAACCCACAGCAGGTGTCTTTTTATAATCTGAATGGCCAATCATATTCAAACAGCTTTCAAACGCAGGTGGATTATGAAATCTTGAAGTTTGTAGATATGAGAATTGGCTACCGGTGGTTCGACGTCAATACCACGTATGGAGATACTAATTTGCAGAAACCTTTGGTGTCTGCCCATCGGGCGTTTCTCAATTTAGGTTATGAAACTCGATCGGATTGGAAGTTTGATTATACATTCAACTGGCAGGGAGAGAAGCGAATTCCATATACAGGCAGCAATCCATTGGAGTATCAGCTACCGCAGAAATCCCCAGATTTCTACCTAATGAATGTGCAGGTGACGAAGAGCTGGAGTGAAAGATTTGAGGTGTATGTCGGTGTGGAGAATGTGTTGAATTATACCCAAGACAATCCCATCCTTGCTAGCGAAGATCCTTTTGGAAATTATTTTGATAGCTCGCTGGTTTGGGGCCCTATATTTGGGAGGAACACTTATGCCGGCTTGAGATATAGAATAAAATAA
- a CDS encoding response regulator transcription factor, with protein sequence MKKNILLVEDDESLGFVIQDSLKNKGYHVSLSKDGEAGLKDYDSKTFDLCILDVMLPKMDGFSLAEKIRQRSKVTPIIFLTAKGMQEDKLEGFKIGGDDYMTKPFSMEELVYRIEVFLRRGGVPAKESTVRQLGQFSFDTNSFSLSINGQIQKLTRREAEILQFLSDRMDTLVKREELLIALWGDDDYFKGRSLDVFISKLRKYLKADENVDIENYHGVGFKLVVKE encoded by the coding sequence ATGAAAAAAAACATACTACTCGTTGAAGATGACGAAAGTTTAGGGTTTGTAATTCAAGATAGTTTGAAGAACAAAGGCTATCACGTTTCACTCAGTAAAGATGGTGAAGCAGGGCTAAAAGATTATGATTCAAAAACGTTTGATCTTTGCATTTTGGATGTGATGCTTCCAAAAATGGACGGCTTTTCGTTAGCTGAAAAAATCAGGCAACGCAGTAAAGTAACACCCATCATCTTCCTGACGGCTAAGGGCATGCAGGAAGACAAGTTGGAAGGTTTTAAAATTGGTGGTGACGATTATATGACCAAACCCTTCTCAATGGAAGAATTGGTTTATCGAATAGAAGTATTCTTGCGCAGAGGTGGGGTTCCAGCAAAAGAATCGACAGTTCGGCAATTGGGTCAGTTTTCTTTTGACACCAACAGTTTTTCGCTTTCCATAAACGGGCAAATTCAAAAGCTTACTCGGCGCGAAGCAGAAATATTGCAGTTCCTATCAGATCGTATGGATACTTTGGTGAAACGAGAAGAATTACTGATTGCCCTATGGGGCGATGACGACTACTTCAAAGGCAGAAGTTTGGATGTATTTATTTCAAAACTCAGGAAATACCTCAAAGCAGACGAAAATGTAGACATCGAAAACTACCATGGCGTCGGATTCAAACTGGTGGTGAAAGAATGA
- a CDS encoding HAMP domain-containing sensor histidine kinase, with translation MNRKTFRLVVFLAAISIGGILFIQIFWVGKAFDLSNKQFEHNVNLALLNVTSTLCEINQNEILPDPIEQLSSNYFIVNLNNKIAPELLETILKSEFQKREIAEDFEYGVFDCTNREMVYGRYINLKENSHSAPASSTFPQLNKDAYYFGVYFPNKTSTLAGEMWIWGFSSIVLLIVVVFFGYTLMAIFRQKKLSEIQKDFINNMTHEFKTPISTIALSSEVLQSEEITSQPERLSQYAQIIKKEATRLQNQVDRVLQMATVEKESITLTKQEFDLNELIEQSIQSAQLNLTHGGQITFSKKASEAMISADKVHLTNIIYNLLDNANKYNENIPNISISTISKEHTVSIIVQDNGKGIDKKEQELIFKKFYRVPTGNVHNVKGFGLGLYYVKMIVEAHGGKISLESSDAGTTFTLDLPLS, from the coding sequence ATGAATAGAAAAACTTTCAGACTAGTGGTGTTTTTAGCCGCCATATCCATTGGTGGTATTTTGTTTATTCAGATTTTTTGGGTGGGTAAAGCATTTGACTTGAGCAATAAGCAGTTCGAACACAACGTGAACCTAGCGCTGCTCAATGTGACAAGCACCTTGTGCGAAATCAATCAAAATGAAATATTGCCTGATCCCATAGAGCAGCTATCTTCTAATTACTTCATTGTCAACCTTAATAATAAAATTGCTCCAGAGCTTTTGGAAACCATATTAAAAAGCGAATTTCAGAAAAGAGAGATTGCAGAAGACTTTGAGTACGGCGTATTCGACTGCACCAATCGCGAAATGGTATATGGACGATACATCAACTTGAAAGAAAATTCGCATTCCGCACCCGCCTCTTCAACATTTCCCCAACTGAACAAAGACGCGTATTATTTCGGTGTCTATTTCCCCAACAAAACTTCGACCCTTGCCGGGGAAATGTGGATTTGGGGGTTTTCCTCAATAGTGCTATTGATTGTGGTGGTTTTTTTCGGCTACACACTCATGGCCATATTCAGACAAAAGAAATTGTCTGAAATACAGAAGGACTTCATCAACAACATGACGCACGAATTCAAGACTCCCATATCTACGATTGCACTTTCTTCTGAAGTATTGCAATCAGAAGAGATAACGAGTCAACCAGAAAGGCTATCTCAATACGCACAAATAATAAAAAAAGAAGCCACAAGATTGCAAAATCAGGTGGATAGAGTGCTACAAATGGCTACGGTAGAAAAGGAATCCATTACTTTGACCAAACAAGAATTTGATTTAAACGAATTGATTGAGCAGTCTATTCAGAGTGCTCAATTGAATTTAACCCATGGTGGGCAAATTACCTTTTCTAAAAAGGCTTCAGAAGCCATGATTTCAGCAGACAAAGTCCACCTCACCAATATCATTTACAACCTCCTCGACAATGCTAACAAATACAATGAGAACATCCCGAACATAAGTATCTCCACGATATCTAAAGAGCATACAGTCTCTATAATTGTTCAAGACAATGGAAAGGGTATCGACAAAAAAGAACAGGAATTGATATTCAAAAAATTCTATCGCGTGCCGACAGGCAATGTTCACAATGTTAAAGGTTTTGGTCTGGGCTTGTACTATGTGAAAATGATTGTAGAGGCGCACGGTGGAAAAATTTCACTAGAAAGCTCAGACGCTGGAACCACATTCACCCTAGACTTGCCACTATCATGA
- a CDS encoding DUF1573 domain-containing protein codes for MKKYLAILTLVVAALSFNFTTIESNSVEAVMSWNLTAYDFGQIELNKPVTGEFEFQNTGSKPLYILSAQGSCGCTVAEYTRGEILPGEFGKVKATYNAAKVGVFSKTVTVNASTGEGPIILKIKGEVVQ; via the coding sequence ATGAAAAAGTACCTTGCAATTTTGACGTTGGTAGTAGCTGCCCTTTCATTCAATTTCACAACAATTGAAAGTAATAGTGTAGAGGCCGTGATGTCTTGGAATTTGACCGCGTATGACTTTGGTCAGATTGAGCTTAACAAGCCGGTAACGGGCGAATTTGAATTTCAGAATACGGGCAGCAAGCCTTTGTATATTTTATCTGCTCAAGGTTCGTGTGGGTGTACGGTTGCCGAATACACTAGAGGTGAAATCCTACCTGGTGAGTTTGGTAAAGTAAAGGCCACATATAATGCCGCTAAAGTTGGCGTATTTAGCAAAACCGTAACTGTAAATGCGAGTACTGGTGAAGGGCCAATTATTTTGAAAATCAAAGGTGAAGTGGTACAATAA
- the map gene encoding type I methionyl aminopeptidase, giving the protein MIKYKTREEIELIRQSALVVSKTLGLMASKIQPGITPLQLDAWAEEFIRDQGAEPGFLGLYDYPNTIITSVNEQVVHGIPTNRPLEEGDVVGVDIGAKMNGFYGDHAYTFEVGEVDPKTKKLLQVTKECLDLGIAQVKKGNRMGDLSYAIQQHAENNGYGVVRELVGHGLGREMHESPEVPNFGKRGRGPLFRDGLVIAIEPMINMGTKNVKQLSDGWTIITADKLPSAHFEHDVAFIDGKAEILSTFDYIEEELAKVNA; this is encoded by the coding sequence ATGATCAAGTATAAAACCAGGGAAGAAATAGAACTGATACGGCAAAGTGCATTAGTCGTATCTAAAACCCTTGGCCTAATGGCCTCAAAGATTCAACCAGGAATTACGCCATTACAGCTTGACGCTTGGGCTGAAGAATTCATTCGAGATCAAGGAGCTGAACCCGGTTTTTTAGGTCTATACGATTACCCTAATACCATTATTACTTCTGTAAATGAACAGGTGGTGCATGGCATTCCTACTAACAGGCCACTTGAAGAAGGTGATGTTGTAGGTGTTGATATTGGCGCTAAAATGAACGGTTTCTATGGAGATCATGCCTACACATTTGAAGTCGGAGAAGTAGACCCTAAAACTAAAAAACTACTGCAAGTCACAAAGGAATGTCTTGATCTGGGAATTGCACAAGTCAAAAAAGGTAATCGCATGGGTGACTTGAGCTACGCCATCCAGCAGCATGCCGAAAATAACGGCTACGGAGTAGTTCGTGAGCTCGTAGGACACGGGCTAGGGCGTGAAATGCACGAGTCTCCAGAAGTGCCCAACTTTGGAAAACGAGGAAGAGGCCCCTTATTTAGAGATGGCCTGGTCATCGCGATAGAACCCATGATCAATATGGGAACGAAAAACGTAAAGCAGTTGTCTGATGGCTGGACCATAATTACAGCAGATAAACTGCCGTCTGCACATTTTGAACATGATGTGGCCTTTATTGACGGCAAAGCAGAGATATTATCCACATTTGACTATATAGAAGAAGAATTGGCAAAGGTAAATGCCTAG
- a CDS encoding Ezrin/radixin/moesin family protein, translating into MKNILAIFSLLMFVGFAQTADAQMSKQETKEWKKRIKALSPEQYKALLEENKSLKGQLSSLKKEVAGVDDRIKEKDDQIADYQDQVSSLRRELADAKKKAKESTGTESEASSGAQTAVSTKGVLFKVQIGAFKKKDLSKFSQGNPSFQLDEKDGVMKYTIGMFKDYWEADTFKKYLREMGVKDAWIVAFKDGKRVPIKDVLEGVI; encoded by the coding sequence ATGAAGAATATACTAGCAATTTTTTCCCTTTTGATGTTTGTGGGATTCGCCCAGACAGCGGATGCTCAGATGTCGAAACAAGAAACGAAAGAATGGAAAAAAAGAATTAAAGCACTTAGCCCAGAGCAATACAAAGCACTTTTGGAGGAGAATAAGTCTCTGAAAGGTCAGTTGAGCAGCTTGAAAAAAGAAGTGGCAGGCGTGGATGATCGCATCAAAGAAAAAGACGATCAAATCGCTGACTACCAAGATCAGGTTTCTAGCTTGAGAAGAGAATTGGCCGATGCCAAAAAGAAAGCTAAAGAGAGCACAGGTACTGAAAGTGAGGCCTCATCAGGAGCTCAAACTGCTGTAAGCACCAAAGGCGTTCTATTTAAAGTTCAAATTGGAGCATTCAAAAAGAAGGATCTATCTAAATTTTCACAAGGCAACCCGTCATTCCAGTTGGATGAAAAAGATGGCGTGATGAAGTACACTATCGGGATGTTCAAAGATTACTGGGAAGCCGATACTTTCAAAAAATATTTGAGAGAAATGGGAGTGAAAGATGCATGGATTGTAGCTTTCAAGGATGGTAAAAGAGTGCCAATCAAAGACGTGTTAGAAGGAGTAATCTAA
- the fumC gene encoding class II fumarate hydratase has protein sequence MEYRIEKDTMGEVKVPAEKYWGAQTQRSLMNFKIGGEHMKMPMEIIRAFAILKKSAAETNTELGVMDKSKSDLIGKVCDEILAGQLDDQFPLVVWQTGSGTQSNMNSNEVIANRAHVINGGSLTDDKKAIHPNDDVNKSQSSNDTFPTAMHIAGYKMLVETTIPKVEKLRDTLAKKVQAFKDVVKIGRTHFMDATPLTLGHEFSGYVAQLNFGLKALKNTLPHLSELALGGTAVGTGLNTPEGYAELVAKKIAGHAGLPLVTAENKFEALAAHDAIVESSGALKQLAVSLMKIGNDIRMLSSGPRSGIGEITIPENEPGSSIMPGKVNPTQCEALTMVCAQVIGNDVAISAGGMTGHFELNVFKPMMIYNLLNSARLIGDACESFNDNCAVGIEPNHPVIEEKLEKSLMLVTALNTHIGYENAAKIAKKAHKEGKTLREAALELELLTNEQFDEWVVPANMVGSLKK, from the coding sequence ATGGAATATAGAATCGAAAAAGATACCATGGGGGAAGTGAAAGTCCCTGCTGAAAAATATTGGGGAGCACAAACCCAACGTTCGTTGATGAACTTTAAAATAGGCGGCGAACATATGAAAATGCCAATGGAAATTATCCGTGCATTTGCCATCTTAAAAAAATCTGCCGCTGAGACTAACACCGAGCTCGGTGTGATGGATAAAAGCAAATCTGATCTCATAGGAAAGGTATGTGATGAAATACTCGCAGGTCAGCTCGATGATCAATTTCCATTAGTGGTCTGGCAAACAGGATCTGGCACCCAGTCTAACATGAACTCAAATGAGGTAATTGCCAACCGTGCTCATGTGATCAATGGAGGTTCATTAACTGATGACAAAAAAGCCATTCACCCGAACGACGATGTGAATAAATCACAGTCATCCAACGATACCTTCCCGACAGCCATGCACATCGCCGGCTACAAAATGTTGGTAGAAACTACTATTCCTAAAGTTGAGAAACTAAGAGATACTTTGGCCAAAAAAGTACAGGCTTTCAAGGATGTAGTGAAAATCGGAAGAACTCACTTCATGGATGCTACACCATTGACTTTAGGTCATGAATTTTCTGGCTATGTGGCTCAGTTAAATTTTGGGTTGAAAGCACTGAAAAACACACTTCCTCACCTTTCAGAATTGGCATTAGGAGGCACAGCTGTGGGTACCGGTCTAAATACACCAGAAGGATATGCGGAATTGGTAGCTAAGAAAATTGCAGGTCATGCTGGCCTACCATTAGTTACAGCGGAGAATAAATTCGAAGCTTTGGCAGCACACGATGCGATTGTAGAATCTAGCGGAGCATTGAAACAGTTGGCTGTAAGCCTAATGAAAATAGGTAACGATATCAGAATGCTATCTTCAGGACCAAGAAGTGGCATTGGGGAAATTACTATTCCGGAAAACGAACCTGGCTCATCTATTATGCCTGGAAAAGTGAATCCTACTCAGTGTGAAGCACTAACTATGGTTTGTGCGCAAGTCATCGGCAATGATGTTGCCATCTCAGCAGGAGGAATGACAGGTCATTTTGAGCTGAATGTATTCAAGCCAATGATGATCTATAATTTGCTAAATTCTGCAAGATTGATTGGTGATGCCTGTGAGTCCTTCAATGACAATTGCGCTGTGGGTATCGAGCCAAATCACCCGGTGATTGAAGAAAAACTTGAAAAGTCACTCATGCTCGTGACCGCTCTAAATACGCACATAGGCTATGAAAATGCCGCCAAAATAGCCAAAAAAGCACATAAAGAAGGCAAAACACTTCGCGAAGCTGCGCTCGAATTGGAATTATTAACAAATGAACAGTTTGACGAATGGGTAGTTCCTGCTAATATGGTAGGTAGCTTGAAAAAATAA
- a CDS encoding RNA methyltransferase — protein MRKLKNEELNRHSIEEYKDVKKNDVILILDNIRSLNNVGSAFRTSDAFNIKKIYLCGITGQPPHRDINKTALGATETVEWEHINNTLDVIGKLKADQWEVLAVEQAEGSLMLNEFHPNKEGKYAFIFGNEVFGVEQEVVSASDQCLEIPQYGTKHSLNISVTIGVVLWHYISKITS, from the coding sequence ATGCGAAAACTAAAGAATGAAGAATTGAACCGTCACTCGATTGAAGAATATAAAGACGTGAAGAAAAATGATGTCATTCTCATACTCGACAATATCCGTAGCTTAAACAATGTAGGTTCAGCATTCAGAACTTCAGATGCCTTTAATATTAAAAAAATATATCTGTGCGGCATTACCGGTCAACCGCCACATCGCGATATTAACAAAACCGCGCTAGGCGCTACTGAAACTGTTGAGTGGGAACATATAAACAACACGTTGGATGTTATTGGAAAGTTGAAAGCGGACCAATGGGAAGTGCTGGCTGTGGAGCAAGCGGAAGGGAGTTTGATGCTCAATGAATTTCACCCAAACAAGGAAGGCAAGTATGCCTTTATTTTCGGCAATGAGGTTTTTGGTGTAGAGCAGGAAGTGGTTTCTGCGTCTGATCAATGTCTGGAAATACCACAATATGGCACCAAACATTCGCTAAACATATCTGTGACCATCGGTGTTGTGCTCTGGCACTACATTTCCAAAATTACTAGCTAA
- the mutS gene encoding DNA mismatch repair protein MutS yields the protein MATTKKETPLMKQYNAIKAKHPDALLLFRVGDFYETFGEDAVKASRILDIVLTKRANGSASHIELAGFPHHSLDTYLPKLVRAGNRVAICDQLEDPKSVKGIVKRGVTELVTPGLTLNDNVLDQKKNNYLASIAFGKDLHGIAFLDLSTGEFMVSAGDLSYIDKVIQGFNPSEVIYCKKNKEQFTKQFGEDFNTFCLEEWIYGFDFGYEKLNAHFNTKNLKGFGIEGSKEGICAAGAILFYLEETEHKEISHISSVSRIDTDKYVWLDKFTIRNLELVYAQQADGVPLLHVMDDTCTPMGARLLKKWMVLPLKEKAEIEARHNVVEALIGDSETTDQILSHLQQIGDVERLVSKVAALRINPRELLHLKKALKNIAPIKQILDATSDEYLKKFGDKLNPCAQLIEKIDLNLKEELPLNATQGNIIQDGIDTELDELRKIAFSGKDYLLQIQEREKERTGISSLKIAYNKVFGYYLEVSNAHKDKVPEEWIRKQTLVNAERYITEELKTYEEKILNAEEKLSSIELRLFNDLVAFTSDYVAEIQNNARNIAQIDCLVSFAKVAVKQNYCRPSVNDEKAIDIKEGRHPVIETQLPAGEEYISNSVFLDDISQQIMIITGPNMAGKSALLRQTALIVLMAQMGSYVPATYAKIGIIDKVFTRVGASDNLSKGESTFMVEMTETASILNNLSENSLVLMDEIGRGTSTYDGVSIAWSIVEHLHNHPKCHAKTMFATHYHELNQIAEDFPRVKNFNVSVKELDNRVIFMRKLKEGGSQHSFGIHVAQMAGMPNEVVIRSNEILQHLEKDKIKEQHDEKIESLPKNNFQLSMFESDPHFEEVLGLLNKLDVNTISPVEALLKLNEIKNILKGKG from the coding sequence ATGGCTACCACAAAGAAAGAAACTCCCTTAATGAAACAATACAATGCCATCAAGGCTAAGCATCCTGATGCTTTGTTGTTGTTTAGAGTGGGAGACTTTTATGAAACGTTCGGAGAAGACGCTGTAAAGGCCAGCAGAATTTTGGACATTGTATTGACCAAAAGAGCGAATGGGTCAGCATCACATATTGAGCTAGCGGGTTTTCCTCATCATTCGTTGGACACTTATTTGCCTAAATTAGTAAGAGCGGGTAATCGAGTAGCAATTTGCGATCAGCTCGAAGATCCTAAGTCTGTCAAAGGCATTGTGAAAAGGGGAGTGACAGAATTGGTGACTCCGGGTCTGACACTAAATGACAATGTACTCGATCAAAAGAAAAACAACTACCTGGCATCTATTGCTTTTGGTAAAGATTTGCATGGTATTGCCTTTTTGGATTTGAGTACTGGAGAGTTTATGGTTTCTGCTGGAGACTTGTCTTATATCGACAAAGTCATTCAAGGTTTCAATCCTTCAGAAGTTATTTATTGCAAAAAGAATAAGGAGCAGTTTACTAAACAGTTTGGTGAAGATTTCAACACCTTTTGTCTGGAAGAGTGGATCTATGGTTTTGACTTTGGCTATGAAAAGTTGAATGCTCATTTCAATACCAAAAACTTAAAAGGCTTTGGTATCGAAGGTTCCAAAGAAGGAATTTGTGCAGCTGGGGCTATTCTTTTTTATCTCGAAGAAACCGAGCACAAAGAGATCAGTCACATTTCCTCTGTTTCCAGAATAGACACAGATAAATATGTATGGTTAGATAAATTCACCATTCGCAATCTTGAATTGGTGTATGCGCAACAAGCCGATGGTGTACCATTATTACATGTAATGGATGATACTTGTACACCTATGGGGGCTCGTCTGCTCAAGAAATGGATGGTGCTCCCATTGAAGGAAAAGGCAGAGATAGAGGCTCGTCATAATGTGGTAGAAGCCTTGATTGGAGATAGCGAAACTACTGATCAAATACTCTCTCATCTGCAGCAAATAGGTGATGTGGAGCGACTAGTGTCAAAAGTAGCTGCGTTGAGAATAAACCCTAGAGAGTTACTACACCTTAAAAAGGCACTGAAAAATATTGCGCCTATCAAGCAAATACTGGATGCCACTTCGGATGAGTATTTAAAGAAATTTGGAGACAAGCTCAATCCATGTGCGCAGTTGATTGAAAAAATTGATCTCAATCTAAAAGAAGAACTACCTCTGAATGCTACGCAAGGAAATATTATCCAAGACGGCATTGACACTGAGCTGGATGAATTGAGAAAGATTGCCTTTTCAGGGAAAGACTACTTACTTCAAATTCAAGAAAGAGAGAAAGAGCGCACCGGAATTTCGTCATTGAAGATTGCATACAATAAGGTATTCGGATATTACTTGGAAGTTTCTAATGCGCACAAAGACAAAGTGCCGGAAGAGTGGATCAGAAAGCAGACTTTGGTCAACGCCGAGCGATACATTACCGAAGAGCTCAAAACATATGAAGAGAAAATATTAAATGCTGAAGAAAAGCTAAGCAGTATAGAGCTAAGACTCTTCAATGACCTGGTGGCTTTTACTTCGGATTATGTTGCCGAAATACAAAACAATGCCCGCAACATTGCACAGATCGATTGTTTGGTTTCTTTTGCCAAGGTGGCTGTCAAGCAAAACTATTGTAGACCATCAGTGAATGACGAAAAAGCTATTGATATCAAAGAAGGTCGCCATCCGGTGATTGAGACTCAATTGCCTGCAGGGGAAGAATACATCTCCAATTCGGTTTTTCTTGATGACATCTCACAGCAGATTATGATTATTACAGGGCCAAATATGGCGGGTAAATCGGCTTTGCTACGTCAGACTGCTTTGATTGTATTGATGGCGCAAATGGGCTCATATGTACCTGCTACTTATGCTAAGATTGGCATTATCGACAAGGTATTTACAAGGGTAGGTGCGTCGGACAATCTGTCGAAAGGCGAATCTACTTTCATGGTAGAAATGACCGAAACTGCCAGTATATTGAACAATCTGAGTGAAAACAGTTTGGTATTGATGGATGAAATTGGCCGGGGTACAAGTACCTACGACGGCGTATCTATTGCGTGGTCGATTGTCGAGCATCTGCATAACCATCCTAAGTGTCATGCTAAAACTATGTTTGCTACCCACTATCATGAACTCAATCAAATTGCAGAGGACTTTCCCCGAGTTAAGAACTTTAATGTTTCCGTTAAGGAATTGGACAACCGTGTCATTTTTATGCGGAAGCTAAAAGAAGGGGGAAGTCAACACAGTTTTGGTATCCATGTGGCACAAATGGCTGGCATGCCTAATGAAGTGGTTATTCGTTCTAACGAAATCCTCCAACATCTAGAAAAGGACAAAATTAAAGAGCAGCATGACGAGAAGATTGAGTCCTTACCAAAAAACAATTTCCAGCTAAGTATGTTTGAGAGTGACCCTCATTTTGAGGAGGTACTTGGACTTTTGAATAAGCTCGATGTAAACACCATTTCTCCAGTAGAGGCACTACTCAAGCTGAATGAGATTAAAAATATTTTGAAAGGGAAGGGTTAA